The segment GTCTCTCAGCCACTCTACTCCACCCCAGTTAACCCCCCTGCCTTTTACACCTCCTCAGGTGAGCTGGGTGGAGGACGTGGCCACGGCAGTATCTGGGGAGCGGCTCATCAAGCTGTACGATGACCAGGGATACGCTGCCCTCAGGAAGGTGGGTTGgactgttttttatttttattcttatttattcacTATTATCCAATCTCTTTACTGTATAATTATGATGTAAAAAATATTCTATTCTTCTTTAATTTATTGTTATGTATGATTTTGTTTACATCAAATTTAGGGGATGAGCttgcatttacgttatttactaGAGCTTAAGTTTATTCCTCCCTTTGAACATATACTGTATTTGACGGGTTATAAGACGCATGGGCATATAAGACGCACCCCCAATTTTGGCAGGCAtttgaaaaacaaaataataaacggATTTGAACCACGAGTGTCAGGTGAAAATTTTTCGCCCAACATTCGTATCCCTCCCCACTATCAGGTCATCATTAAAGTTTCACATGTACATATTCAGATCCTTATCAAATCCCAATACTTTACATTTAAAACCCtaatatttgctgggacctaCCGGAATCAGTCCTTCTTATAGACTCGAGGGtactgctttgagatgtaaacaaacatggcggaaagtgacattcagaggggtaacgggtataaagtttgtgcatcatatttctttattattattctacatcATAATTCTAGTTGTTGTAAATATTGGTACATTTTTAAAACAtaaggaagtgtgaaatttcaTATTTGAATGTGCTTCAATGTTTGTTGAACACAtatgtaaagtaagaatgttaaaagataaCTGCAAAATGGAGAaaacaggcacttgtaaatatTGAATAATAACCTATCTCAATATCTCGTCAATATTatccatatattgtttgtgtttatcaatcaaagttaaacagttttatgaagGTCTGTCTTACCTCAACGATCCCTGTCTACTAAGGAAACATTGCGTGTCTTGCGcgtgttgtcaggtttggtgtacaaccgtccactagtttgtttaggtacaagcATTAAGTCACTTCAAtttcttcctgactggtgtcATTTTACATGAAGTATAATACTACTGTTACACACTGTTACTCTAGAAAAGAGTTGCTGTTGTTGCCTGTAAAAGCGATCGCCACCTTGTTCATGTTTGCGGAGAGGTTTGCAGTTTAATTGAAGTGCCATTGCTGCACTAAAATGTCACTAGCCAGTGACCCAAAGCTGAATCTTGACCTTATAAGACGCAGAGTGATTTTCAGGGACATTTTTTTGGAAATATGGAAATATGGTAACAGCCATGGGGGTCAGCTATCATGAGTGTATGGagtatttatattgattttaACGGCAGAGGAGACCCACTAAGTacaaaactaaaaataaagaaaatgcctTCAATGTACTGCTTTTACAGTGAAAATGAAAGGTGCTACAAACTGAATGGAGAGATTTAGTGGAGAACTTATGTTTCTTAGTAAACTCCTGTGGTTTGTATTCTCTACATAGTTCTGTCCATTCTTCCAGCATTGGAGCTTTTTGAATTTAAATGCTGCACTATACTTCTATTGTACTTAAGCTTTTAATGAAAAAATGACTTTCTCCATTCTTTACTTTTGTCAGAAACGATTCATTACTTGCTGTTTGTTACTCAGCTGCATCTTCCATACACAAAtaatgatgtttttttcctttctttttataattaCCAGTGAATCATCTATGGGTTTGAAAAAAAATTGGTGTTAGTTTGCCCTTAATTAAACACACTTTCTCTCTGTTCCAGGCTCAGCGCGGGAATGAAGACACCTCCACTGTGCAGCCCATTGCCACCATCAAGCTCTACCACCCTGTGAGTGACTTGGCTACCTCCTCtgccctcctcttcatctttcctttccttttcatccattctttccattcttctcccttcctctcctcacttcacttcttttttctcatttcctctcttctttctctgcctcttgtctcctcacacctcacctcacttcatgtcaccccttctgtcttctcttcctcctctcctttgtttccctcttccttctttgtctactttttttcattttctccttccctcccctaaccttcccttacctcttcctcattttcctccccctcctcgccttcctccttcacttacaCATGACTAAATAAGGTCATAATCATTTGCTGTCTCAAATTTTATGAACATATCTAttctcaaaaaaatatatataccatagaATACCATGCTTTTCTAATATTCATGTGGCTCTCTCCCATGCCAGGGTGCATACCGAGGGCCGTGGATCCAGTCCGAGACCATGGCCATTCTCGGCGCTATCTTCATCTACTACTATGCCCTCACCCAGAAGACTAGACTAATGGCCTAAGGATGTGTGGGTGTGCCTCTGTGTGaatgagtgggtgtgggtgtgtacctctgtgtgtgtgggtgtgaatgaCCATGTATTGTGATTTTGTACCTTTGTGTGAGCTGAAGGGGAGTGGTGTCATTCCTCTTTGCCGTTGTTTGTTAAATGTACCTTAGcatggattgtgtgtgtgtgtgtgtgtgtgtgtgtgtgtgtgcttctgtgTGGACTGGTGTCATAAGTCATCACATTgcttaactatttttttccaacatgattaagtacaattgaaaaggaaaagacaacaaAATCAATCCAGTTATAACTTAAAAATTATTACCTATTTTCTGCAGCAAagggttttatttatttgtcactTGGGTTTTCAGTACAACCAGACTTTTGTGCAGCATTCCTAGTGTACCCAGATCCTTGCTGGGCTCAAAGGTCTTGCCTCGTGCATCTCATACGCAGACGTGTTTCCTGGATGTGAATAGTTGTATGGAAAATGTTAATACACcatctttgtttatttacttgttttcttttcccctcaaACTGTGGCATTGCATGTGAGGAAGGGATTTATACATTGAGAAGTTACTATTTGATATGGGTaggtttatctatctacctgtatctACTCCTACACCCATTCCCTGGATTCCCTCAGATGGGCCCATGGCAAGTGTTTCTATTTGCTCCTAATCATACACTCCATCCAGTCCCCACATCCTCCAGTATACTGTCTTGCCTAGGGCATATACTTGATCAGGGTTGGTTGGGTATAAAAATTAGCTATACAGTAGCTCAAAATGTATTATTTGTTAAGAAAAGGTTAGTCTGGTTCAAATCAAGCAAATAAATCCTCCCAGTCAGGGATGTTGTGGGTGGAAAAATGCTCTGATTTCCATAAGAAAAGTAAATTTCATGTAAAGGTCAGAACTCTGAATCATACACCTGAGCAAGAAGTGGCTATAATGGACTATTACCAAATACTACAATGACGGTATTCACTGTTATTGTTAACCAAAGGAGCACAAAATAACTTGTATGAAAGTCACATCCCACAACCTCAGAAGAGAGATCCAGCTCGTAAAtgtgatgaaaataaagaagagtgtaggggggctcccgtggtcccgagacctgcccggtgccataggagtggaaaggtgggctctttccgacaccctcaaccccgttgttgggcctcctccttgaaagaattgggcatctctcgaCCAGCCGTTTGGGTGGTTGcacggcatgcaccgccttcctcccttggggtatatccccaatgaaaaaaaagaaagaaaaaaaaaaaaaaaaagtgccttgGACAATATGAAGCAAAGAAATATATCAGTTAAAGAATGAACTAATATTAATTCTgtcatatatttatctattttacgGGACATGAGACTGGCCAAgaacaaaagtaaataaataagttcTCAACACGGTGCTTAATTATAAAAAGAATGGAAGGCAAATGAATGATCCATTTTGGTTGGAAGTGAACGATTGTAAATTGAGGAATCTATTTGTTTTATGctgtatctattcatctatttatttactttaataTTTTATGGGAGAGAAGGCAGGCCAAGAATAAAATAAACTAGAAAAAAGTCTACAACATGCTACATCAATAAAAAAGACAGAGGGATGATCAACTCTGTCTgaagtgtatttatttttctatatatcttaagggACAGGAGGTGGCCAtcagtaaaataaatgaaaatgaaaataaatgaacgaaaaagaagacagggagtGATCAATTGTGGTGAACTTTTTATCAACTAAAGGAATAGAGTTGATTCgtactgtatttatttattcatttatggcaCGGGACAGGAGGCAAAGCAGGagtgataaaacaaaaaagaaagtacagtgcggtgttaaaaaaaaaagagaaggcagaggaatgATCAACTTGGGATAGCGAAGCGTCTTGAATACTCCCCCTCctgactataataataataagaatgataataataacaattcgTGGAAATGTTACAAAATAGCGACTCAACCCAAGAGGACACTCATTAATAATTATCAActaaataaacaacaaataagCTACGCCAAACTAAAAAGACAAACTAACACAATCATACTACACAATAAAACAGATCATCTATTAAGAACTATGAGCTATTGACTTACGGctgccataacacacacacacacacacaggacatatATATACAGTGCGTGTAAAGATAAACAGGACATTGATCTTGCAGGGAGGATAATGAAGATGGAAATGCCAAGTGTAGCCTACCGGAGACgagggaggcagagaagggatgggagatcGTAGAATAcccaaagagaaaggaggaagagaagaggagggaggggctaaAAGAATGTACCTAGTCAATAACTGTCTTCAGGgtcgtaggaggaagaggaggagaaggaaagcctGGCAAATACAgacgggagaaagaaggagaaagagagagtgtgtgggagGCGTATGAGGAACGACGGGGTGGGACGAAGGCTTGGATGTCTTGAGGCgtatcaaagagaaaaaagaaatggaagaggtcagcaagggggaggaaaggttgatgttgaaGACGCACAAGTATGAAGAGGTtgggaagggggcaggaaggagaaagggaaagggagagaaaaaaaagagagaaagggaggcctACTGAGACtccaagaaagggaaaaggagaaagacacgggaacaagagaggaagataatgaagaggatTGAACGGTGAGTATGCgcatgaaaatgaaggaagatgagtaggagagggaggaggaggagggggaggggatgggtaggggtagaaggaaaggaggaggagtaggaggggacgGGGATgggtagaaagggaggggaatgggtaggaatggatggggaggggtagaaggaaagggggagttgggtaggaagggaagagaatggatggggaggggttgaaggaaaggaggatgagtaggaggggatggggatgggtagaaagggaggggaagtggggtGGATATATAGGATGAAATATgtataagaggggaaggaaaggccgAAAGGGGatgggtagaagaggaagaaggtagaaagggaggaggacgggTAGGAGAGGATttggagggggagaggatggggatgaggaagcgcaggaggggatggggagggacaTGAAGGAGGAGTAAGATGTAGTGAGTGAAAGTTATTTGCATTTGTGGTTAATGTTTACATCGGCGTGCCTATACGTTATGAAGACCCGATCCCGGCATTACCTGAAGGGctgactgtttgtttgtttgactgactgactgactacctgactgacttAATAACTGGCTAATTGACTGGTTgtgtgactggctgacttactaggtggatgaatgaatgagtagtttactgactgactgactgactggctgattggttatatgattgactgactgactatgtgactgactagctgactgattggttggctgactaggtgattggttgactgactgactgagtgaatgactgaataaatggatgaatgagtgactacgtgactgactagctgactgattggttgactgagtgactgaatgagtgaatgattgactggatgagtgaatgaatgaatatgtgACTTAactcattgactgactgactgactgattgcttgactaagtgattgactgactgactcaacTAACTACCTGAGTGACTTACTAACTGAATGCCTGgctatttgactgactgactgctgcaATGAATGACGAATTAATATGTGAATGGgtaacaattactactactactactactactactactactactactactactaccaccaccaccaccatcaccacacctaccaccactatcatttcCATCGCCCATACAACCACCTTCACCATATTTTTACGATGACAATAaatatgacaataaaaaaaaaaaatcattcgagGCCTATCAGTGAATGTACTTTGCTAAGCTTTCTACTTCCCATAAAGACCCAGggcgagagaggggaagaggatagtagtagtagtaggtagtagtagtggtggtggtggtggtggtggtggtggtagtggtggtggtgtggcagggagagaaagggacaatCATATGTAACACTTTGTCTCCTatgcatttccttccttcctccttccctccagtctcCAGCCTCAtgtctcctatccctccctccctcccttcctctcgtttccagccctttattcttcttcttcccttccttcttacctaccGTTCCCGTCCTTCTATCCCTTTTagtactctctcctctccttccctgcttttGCCAACGATACACAATCACCTGAGGGTAGaaaaatcctcccttccttcttaccgtCTTTATTTGCCTATCTCTCccatccatcttctttctctttctcgctttcgccttcccttccatcccatcttCATTCTTATATCTGTCATATTTTGttttgcctctccttccttctctctttgccttcttccttctcctatccctcctactcctctcgcctctccttcctccacttccacctgtctcttttctatcctcctcctctatagaagtgtttaaaatgttcaaaggattcagtgatattaatgcggaagattactttacaattgatcgatcaaatagaacaagaagaaatcacaatttgaagataagtggtaaaagattctcatcgcacgaagctaaacacttcttcttcaatcgagttgttaatgtttggaactctctaccttgtgatgtcgttgatagtacaacagttacggccttcaagaatagattagacaagtgttttgaatccaaccagcaactaagatattactcattgtcgtaataacgttaagttctttcgaatactggtgtccttgtccgcttttatcgcccggttagtggtagcagtaatggtagttctttcctctttcctacataaattccatgcagtttttccatgctgcatggttctttttcctttcctgccagctttggctggagggatgggggggtggggaggagccttcgcctttgctgtccttcatcttccacctttgattagatagttagtgtagcttgtcacaaacaacctcgtaaggaccagcaggtctgctgttgtttgttcttcctttgtgttcctttgtgttcctcccgcttccctcccgcctctctccctccacctcattttcattccttccatccttccgtccTACTGACTGACCctccgagaaaaaaaaaaaaaaaaaaaggcgtacAATGAATGacgcagcagagagagagagagagagagagagagagagagagagagagagagagatttacatagatttacatagaaaatcagaccacacagaccccatggtccagacttggtggtctgtccttaaacctaagtgattttacattaatcagaagactccaaaacgttgcatttctactctagttgatattaagttgaaggaagtgacggtcgagcttatttttgaaggagtcaatcgtgttacactggaccactgatgatgggagcttattccattctcgcactacaacgttggagagagagagagagagagagagagagagagagagagagagagagagagagagagagagagagagagagagagagggcgggggcgGAATGCGTGTTGGGTAACCCCGGTGACTCAACAGTGACCAGCCTCCTTTCTTCCCCGTCGAGGTTACCTGTGGCTTGTTAATTACCCGTGCCCACAGGTGAGGTTGGAggtgtgacggtgtgtgtgtgtgtgtgtgtgtgtgtgtgagagaggacggaggtgtgacagtgtgtgtgtgtgtgtgtgtgtgtgtgtgtgtgtgtgtgtgtgtgtgtgtgtgagagaggagggttgtgtgtctgtgtgtgtgtgtgtgtgtgtgtgtgtgtgtgtgtgtgtgagaggacggaggtgtgacagtgtgtgtgtgtgtgtgtgtgtgtgtgtgtgtgtgtgtgtgtgtgtgtgagagaggtcggaggtgtgagagtgtgtgtgtgtgtgtgtgtgtgtgtgtgtgtgtgtgtgtgtgtgtgtgtgtgtgagagaggacggaggtgtgacagtgtgtgtgtgtgtgtgtgtgtgtgtgtgtgtgtgtgtgtgtgtgtgtgtgtgtgtgtgtgtgtgtgtgtgtgtgtgtgtgtgtgtgtgtgtgtgtgtgtgagagaggacggaggtgtgacagtgtgtgtgtgtgtgtgtgtgtgtgtgtgtgtgtgtgtgtgtgtgtgtgtgtgtgtgtgtgtgtgtgtgtgtgtgtgtgtgtgtgtgtgagagagagaggtcggaggtgtgagagtgtgtgtgtgtgtgtgtgtgtgtgtgtgtgtgtgtgtgtgtgtgtgtgtgtgtgtgtgtgtgtgtgtgaccaccaccaccaccacctccatcatcaccatcgtctccacccatcaccacccatcgttaccaccatcaccatcaccattatcatatcaccaccaccatcaccactaccatcaccaccaccaccatcaccctcaccactaccatcactcttatatcaccaccatcgctatcaccatcaccatcattcatcgttaccaccaccatcaccactatcaccacccaccggcaccaccgccatcactaccatcaccaccaccaccatcactaccatcaccaccaccaccatcactaccatcaccaccaccaccatcactaccatcaccaccaccaccatcaccctcaccactaccatcactcttatatcaccaccatcgctatcaccatcaccatcattcatcgttaccaccaccatcaccactatcaccacccaccggcaccaccgccatcactaccatcaccaccaccaccatcactaccatcaccaccaccaccatcactaccatcaccaccaccaccatcaccctcaccactaccatcactcttatatcaccaccatcgctatcaccatcaccatcattcatcgtcaccaccaccatcaccactatcaccacccaccggcaccaccgccatcaccaccaataatCTTGCTCGTGTAATCTCTGctgcacacaaaaaaaataataccaaaataaaacaaagtaaagtaaaacaaaaaaagaaacactcattcattcttcatccagtcagtctccttccctctgtctctccct is part of the Eriocheir sinensis breed Jianghai 21 chromosome 25, ASM2467909v1, whole genome shotgun sequence genome and harbors:
- the LOC127003255 gene encoding translocon-associated protein subunit delta-like codes for the protein MKVLALVFSALLAVAAGETCTGPQVDSTGFTSQDATIVTKIAYIADFTLSCSNGAKDVSLYAETVDGIVGVARSVDGSKYQVSWVEDVATAVSGERLIKLYDDQGYAALRKAQRGNEDTSTVQPIATIKLYHPGAYRGPWIQSETMAILGAIFIYYYALTQKTRLMA